Below is a genomic region from Clostridia bacterium.
TCCGCATCTTAAAAAGAGAGATTTTTGTGTCGGACAAGGCGAAAGCGCGATGGAATACTGTATGTATTCCGAGCGCTTTCAACGCAGTCCGGCGCGAAAAGATCCTTTTTAAGACCGGCGTATCCCTGATTTGCGCGCCCTGATCGGGAGGCGTTCAACGCTTACCGTCATTACGCCGCGTTACTGCTTGAGCGAGCGCTCGAGCCAGATCGCCGCGATCTCGATCGCGTCGTAGAGGGTGGTCTTTTCCGTCTTCTTGACGATCTTGTCGCGCATACGTATCTCCGGATCGGTCAGCGCGAGCTGCACGAGCAGCTTGGAGGGCAGCTTCATGCCGTTCTTCTCGGTATAGTCGGCGATCTGGATCATGGCGACGTACTTCTCGTTCATGTTGCCGTAGTAGATCGTGTTGTCCTGCCGGACGAGCGGCTTGCCCTTATACATCAAAAGGTCCATATTCTCTTCCTTTCTCACACCTCAAACAAGGTCATTTCAGCTCGAGATACACCTTCAGCATTTCCTGAAGGAGCTCGTCGCGGTCTATCCTGCGGATAAGGCTGCGGGCGTTGTCGTGGGTGGTGATGTAGGTGGGGTCCTCGGAGAGAATGTACCCCACGAGCTGATTGATCGGGTTATACCCCTTCGACTCAAGCGCGGCGTAGATCTGCTTGAGCAGCTTTTTCATCTCGTCGGAATCGTTCGATCTGATCCTGAATTGAATGGTAGGGTCGTTCATGTCTTCTCCTCCTTTAACATGTTGCGTTTTCCCTGTCAAGAGCGCAGAGTCGCGCCCGCGGCTTCGAGCTTTTTGAGTATCCTCGCGACGGCGGCTTCCGCCTCGGCGTCGGTCAGCGTGTGGTCGGCGGCGCGGAGCACGACGCTGTAAGCCATGCTCTTCTTGCCGCCCTCGACACCCTTGCCGCGGTAGACGTCGAAGAGGCGTACGCTCTCGACGATGCTTCCGCCGGCGGCGGAAATGATATCCGAAAGGTCTCCGGCGGCGACGCTCTCGTCGCAGACGAGCGCGAGGTCGCGGGTGATCGCCGGGTATTTCGGCAGGCGCTTATAGTCGGTTATCGGCTTGCGCAGAGTGCGCATAAGCTCCTCGTCAAGATCCGCGACGAAGACGGGAACGGCGATCTCCCAGTTCTGCGCGGTGACGGGGTGTATCTGCCCCATAACGCCGAGGACGTTCCCGCCCTTCGTTATAACGGCGCAGCGGCCGGGATGGAAGGTCGGATCGTCCGACTTCGCGGCGAACTTCACCTCGCCCACGCCGATATCGGCGAAGAGCGCTTCCAGCATGCCCTTGACGGCGAAGAATTCCGCGTTCTCGCCGAAGACGGTGACGGTGAAGCGCTTCTGCTCCAGCGGGAGCTTGCCCTCTTCGGTGGGGATGTATACCGTGCCCTCTTCGTAAAGCTTTCCCTCGACGACTCCGCGCGAGCAGTTGCGGGCGACGACCTCCAGCGCGGAGGGTATCATCGTCGTGCGCATGACGGAGGTGTCTTCGCCCAGCGGGTTGCTGATCTTCATGCAGTTTCTCAGCGGGCTGTCTATCGGCAGTCTGATCTTATCGTAATACTTGGGGCTGATGAAGGAGTAGGTCATTATCTCGAAGAGCCCCAGCGATACGGCGGACGTATGCAGGCGCTTGCGGAAAATCTCCGCGTCGGTGTAGCCGTGGGAGGACGCCTCGCCCTTCATCATGGTGTCGCCTATATTATTGTAACCGAAAAATCTCGCGATCTCCTCGGCGACGTCAGCTTCGCATTCCACGTCGGCGCGGAAGGACGGGACGATTATCTCGTCGCCGTCGATATCGAAGTCGATATCCGAGAGGATGTCGCGCATACGGTCGACGGGGATATCGGTGCCGAGGAAGCCGTTGATCCAGCCGGCGTCAAGCTTCAGCCGGCGCGGCGCGTAGTTCGCGTTATCGACGTCGATTATGCCGCCCACGACGGTGCCTGCGCCGAGCGTTTCGACGAGCTGGAGCGCGCGGACGAGCGCGGGCAGCGTATTGCGGCTGTCAAGCCCCTTCTCGAAGCGGGCGGAGGAGTCTGTGCGAAGCCCCGCCTTCTTCGCCGCGATGCGGACGGCGGCGCCGTCGAAGTTCGCGGACTCGAAGACGACCGTTTCGGTCGTGTCGCGGATCTCGGTGTTTTCGCCGCCCATGACTCCGGCGAGCGCGACGGGGCGTTCGCCGTCCGCGATCACGAGGGTGTCGCGGTCGAGCGGGTGTTCGCCGCCGTCGAGCGTGGTGATGCTTTCGCCGTCGGCGACGCGGCGGACGACGATGCGGCCTTCCTTCAGCGTGGAGCGGTCGAAGGCGTGCATCGGCTGGCCGTATTCGAGCATGACGAAGTTCGTTATGTCGACTATGTTGTTTATCGGGCGCACGCCGCTCGCGCGGAGGCGTTCGCGCATCCAGCGTGGCGAGGGCGCGATCTTGATGTCCCTGACCACCGCCGCGGAGTAGCGCGGGCAGAGATCGGCGTCGCGGACTTCAACCGAGATATACTTATTCACGTCGTCGCCGGCGTATTCGCCCGCGTCGACGTAAGGATAGGTGATGTCAAGGCCGAAGGTCGCGGCGGTCTCGCGCGCGAGGCCGATGACCGACAGGCAGTCGGGACGGTTGGAGGTTATCTCGAACTCGACGACGGTATCGTCAAGACCGAGAGCTTCTCTGATATCCGTTCCGGGAACGGCGTCGTATTCGTCTTCATCAATAATAAGTATGCCGTCTTCGATCGCGGTCGGGAAATCGTGGACGGTGACGCCCAGCTCCGCGACGGAGCAGAACATTCCGTCGCTGACGACTCCGCGCAGCTTGCCGCGTTCGATGGTCTTGCCGCCGTGAAGCACGGACTTGTGCAGCGCGACCGGAACGGCGGCGCCGGGGAACACGTTCGTGGCGGCGGTGACGATCTGTATCGGCTCCGCTTCGCCGGCGTCCACCTTGCAGACGACGAGCTTGTCGGCGTCCGGGTGCTTGTCGACGGAGAGCACTCTGCCGACTACGACGCGGCTGAGCTCGCCGCAGGTCTCTTCCCAGCCCTCGACCTTGGAGCCGCTCATGGTCATCCTTTCGGCGTATTCCCTCTCGGGCACGTCTATTTCAACGTAATCGTTGAGCCATTTCTTTGAAAGCTTCATCTTCGTCCCTCCTTAAAACTGGCCGAGAAAACGAAGATCGTTTTCATAAAGCAGGCGCAGGTCGTCGATGTTGTAGCGGCGCATCGTAACGCGCTCAAGCCCGATGCCGAACGCGAAGCCGGAGTAGACGTCCGGATCGATGCCGCAGGTGCGAAGCACCTTCGGATGCACCATGCCCGCGCCGAGGACTTCGATCCAGCCCTCGCCCTTGCAGAGGCGGCAGCCCTCGCCCTTGCAGGCGAAGCACTGCACGTCCATCTCTGCGGACGGCTCGGTGAACGGGAAGTGATGCGGACGGAAGCGGCAAACCGCGTCCTCGCCGTACATCATCTTGGCGAGGTTCTCGAGCGTGCCCTTCAGATCGGCCATCGTGATCCCCTTGTCGACGACGAGGCCTTCCATCTGGTGAAACAGCGGCGAATGGGTCGCGTCGACGGCGTCGGAACGGTAAACGCGTCCCGGGGCGACGATGCGGATAGGCGGCTTCTGCTTCTCCATGACGCGTATCTGAACGGACGAAGTCTGGGTGCGCAGCAGGACGTTATCCGTGAAGTAGAAGGTGTCCTGCGTGTCGCGCGCGGGGTGGTTCTTCGGGATGTTCAGTGCCTCGAAGTTGTAATAATCGTACTCCACCTCGGGGCCTTCGGCGATGTCGAAGCCCATCTTGGTGAATATGTCTATCATCTCGCCGAGCACGGTGTTCAGCGGATGTCTTCTGCCTGTTACGACCGGTTCGCCCGGCATGGTCACGTCGACCTTTTCCTGCGCCAGACGGGCTTCCATTATTTTAGACGAAAGTTCGCGGCGGCGAAGGTCTATCGCCGCTTCGACGGTTTCGCGCACGGAGTTGACGAGCTGCCCCATCGCGGGACGCTCATCGGGCGCGACTTCGCCCATTCCGCGCAGCACCTGCGTCAGCTCGCCCTTTTTGCCGAGATATTCAAGGCGGGCGGCTTCGAGCGATTCGGGCTGGGAGGCGGAGGTTATCTTCGCCATCGCCTCAGCTTGCAGTTTGAGAAGTTTTTCCTTCATCATAGGCGTGCTCCGCGGGGACGCTCCCCCGCGGCCTTCCTTTCTCCGTATGCCGCGGCGTTCCCGCATAAATGGGAACGCCGCGGTATGCGTATTCTCCTTATTTGTTCTTGATATTCGCCTGGGCGGCGGCCAGTCTCGCGATCGGCACGCGGTAAGGCGAGCAGGAAACGTAGTTCAGACCGACCTTGTGGCAGAACTCCACGCTGGAGGGATCTCCGCCGTGTTCGCCGCAGATTCCGAGTTTGATGTCGGGGCGGGTCTTTCTGCCCAGCTCGGCGGCCATCTTCACAAGCTTGCCGACGCCGTTCTGGTCGAGGCGTGCGAAGGGATCGCTCTCGTAGATCTTGCTCTCGTAGTAGGACTTCAGGAACTTGCCCGCGTCGTCACGGGAGAAGCCGAAGGTCATCTGCGTAAGGTCGTTGGTGCCAAAGGAGAAGAACTCCGCTTCCTTAGCGATCTCGTCCGCGGTGAGCGCGGCTCTCGGGATCTCGATCATGGTGCCGACCTTGTAGTGCATTTCGATGCCGGCGGCGGCGATCTCCTTGTCGGCGGTCGTTGTGACGACCTTCTTGACGAAGGCCAGCTCCTTGACCTCGCCGACCAGCGGGATCATGATCTCGGGAACGATCTTCCAGTCGGGATGCTTCTTCTGAACGTTGATGGCGGCTCTGATGACGGCGGTCGTCTGCATCTCGGCGATCTCCGGATAGGTGACGGCGAGGCGGCATCCGCGGTGACCCATCATCGGGTTGAACTCGTGCAGCGAGGTGATGACGTTGTGTATTTCCTCGACGGTGATATTCAGGCGGCCGGCGAGCTCTTCGATCTCCTCCTCGGCGTTCGGTACGAACTCGTGGAGCGGAGGATCGAGGAAGCGGATCGTTACCGGTCTGCCTTCCATGGCCTCGTACATGCCCTCGAAGTCGCTCTGCTGGAAGGGCATTATCTTATCGAGCGCGGCCTTGCGCTGCTCGAGAGTCTTGGAGACGATCATCTCGCGGAACGCGGTGATCCTGTCGGCCTCGAAGAACATATGCTCGGTGCGGCACAGTCCGATGCCCTCGGCGCCGAACTTGACCGCCTGGGCGGCGTCGTAAGGCGTGTCAGCGTTCGTGCGGACGCCCAGCTTCTTGAACTTGTCGGCGAGCTCCATGATCCTGCCGAAGTAGCCGCCGTTGGGATCGGCGGGGACCGTCTTGATCTCAACGTCGTAGATGTTACCGGTAGAGCCGTCGAGAGAGAGGATGTCGCCCTCGTGATAGGTCTTGCCGTTAAGCGTGAACCTCTTGTTCTCCTCGTCCATCTTTATGTCGCCGCAGCCGGAAACGCAGCAGGTGCCCATTCCGCGGGCAACGACGGCGGCGTGAGAAGTCTGACCGCCGCGGACGGTGAGGATACCCTTGGAGTACTTCATGCCCTCGATA
It encodes:
- a CDS encoding IreB family regulatory phosphoprotein, whose translation is MNDPTIQFRIRSNDSDEMKKLLKQIYAALESKGYNPINQLVGYILSEDPTYITTHDNARSLIRRIDRDELLQEMLKVYLELK
- a CDS encoding phenylalanine--tRNA ligase subunit beta, whose product is MKLSKKWLNDYVEIDVPEREYAERMTMSGSKVEGWEETCGELSRVVVGRVLSVDKHPDADKLVVCKVDAGEAEPIQIVTAATNVFPGAAVPVALHKSVLHGGKTIERGKLRGVVSDGMFCSVAELGVTVHDFPTAIEDGILIIDEDEYDAVPGTDIREALGLDDTVVEFEITSNRPDCLSVIGLARETAATFGLDITYPYVDAGEYAGDDVNKYISVEVRDADLCPRYSAAVVRDIKIAPSPRWMRERLRASGVRPINNIVDITNFVMLEYGQPMHAFDRSTLKEGRIVVRRVADGESITTLDGGEHPLDRDTLVIADGERPVALAGVMGGENTEIRDTTETVVFESANFDGAAVRIAAKKAGLRTDSSARFEKGLDSRNTLPALVRALQLVETLGAGTVVGGIIDVDNANYAPRRLKLDAGWINGFLGTDIPVDRMRDILSDIDFDIDGDEIIVPSFRADVECEADVAEEIARFFGYNNIGDTMMKGEASSHGYTDAEIFRKRLHTSAVSLGLFEIMTYSFISPKYYDKIRLPIDSPLRNCMKISNPLGEDTSVMRTTMIPSALEVVARNCSRGVVEGKLYEEGTVYIPTEEGKLPLEQKRFTVTVFGENAEFFAVKGMLEALFADIGVGEVKFAAKSDDPTFHPGRCAVITKGGNVLGVMGQIHPVTAQNWEIAVPVFVADLDEELMRTLRKPITDYKRLPKYPAITRDLALVCDESVAAGDLSDIISAAGGSIVESVRLFDVYRGKGVEGGKKSMAYSVVLRAADHTLTDAEAEAAVARILKKLEAAGATLRS
- the pheS gene encoding phenylalanine--tRNA ligase subunit alpha, translated to MKEKLLKLQAEAMAKITSASQPESLEAARLEYLGKKGELTQVLRGMGEVAPDERPAMGQLVNSVRETVEAAIDLRRRELSSKIMEARLAQEKVDVTMPGEPVVTGRRHPLNTVLGEMIDIFTKMGFDIAEGPEVEYDYYNFEALNIPKNHPARDTQDTFYFTDNVLLRTQTSSVQIRVMEKQKPPIRIVAPGRVYRSDAVDATHSPLFHQMEGLVVDKGITMADLKGTLENLAKMMYGEDAVCRFRPHHFPFTEPSAEMDVQCFACKGEGCRLCKGEGWIEVLGAGMVHPKVLRTCGIDPDVYSGFAFGIGLERVTMRRYNIDDLRLLYENDLRFLGQF
- a CDS encoding pyruvate, phosphate dikinase, whose amino-acid sequence is LINAQGEDVVAGVRTPQQISKAGSIEWAQAQGISEEERLAKYPSLEEYMPEVFKELTDTKNNLEKHYHDMQDMEFTIENEKLYMLQTRNGKRTAAAAIRIACDLIDEGIESEEDALMSIDAGSLNMLLHPAFDSAELKKAVPVGHGIAASPGAGVGHAYFTADDAVEHGKNGENVILVRLETSPEDIEGMKYSKGILTVRGGQTSHAAVVARGMGTCCVSGCGDIKMDEENKRFTLNGKTYHEGDILSLDGSTGNIYDVEIKTVPADPNGGYFGRIMELADKFKKLGVRTNADTPYDAAQAVKFGAEGIGLCRTEHMFFEADRITAFREMIVSKTLEQRKAALDKIMPFQQSDFEGMYEAMEGRPVTIRFLDPPLHEFVPNAEEEIEELAGRLNITVEEIHNVITSLHEFNPMMGHRGCRLAVTYPEIAEMQTTAVIRAAINVQKKHPDWKIVPEIMIPLVGEVKELAFVKKVVTTTADKEIAAAGIEMHYKVGTMIEIPRAALTADEIAKEAEFFSFGTNDLTQMTFGFSRDDAGKFLKSYYESKIYESDPFARLDQNGVGKLVKMAAELGRKTRPDIKLGICGEHGGDPSSVEFCHKVGLNYVSCSPYRVPIARLAAAQANIKNK